From Streptomyces sp. TLI_105, the proteins below share one genomic window:
- a CDS encoding WD40 repeat domain-containing protein — protein MHRPSGPRTALRLSVAAWQLSRAPETRSALLGAPAQPELPPFAPPGALAESSVLSSDGRTLISTEANEVTLWDLRTRRVSATYRPPFDEDASALGRQVSPDGRLLALCTPGGARLWDLRADPAWTVRPSCAAEGVPWFTPGGRAPAIQDGHGLRRVDVSSGKELPRLEQTAPVDFVFSPDGRFAAGVGSGDVLLWRLDRPHGPVFRHPVAEEVRIDTQTRVLRYTTGSPQGTRTVRGLDVSRALDSSWQERTATQAVHSADGRVAVVRAGRVSLLDGRTGRRLATVPVAPTGGTSVDSPVLMSLSADGRLLAFGRGTADVLGGPTRITVWDTTRNRSLMDIAVPSEDMAFTGLALSPDGRTLMTMDDSGGASTVRDAADGTKLRVLNRGKNEGADGDDGARAAVSSDGGTVLTDTGALVRTTGNGHERTALENCACRTVFSPAGDRAAVIGSRTGITVWDGRLRTPLGLLSGGLSKGMPGRYVRHAAGRASPSRHTTSTRRGRSPRCAAAPEGRSRPPSGGRTCPASPTGRCAERRPRDRPARPAARRAGRRPRRRRGGPAQNASRPGDEGVVRGHARRPGAAGALPPGQAGAGAPGAAGDRRASRAASACSVRTQVRGGAMPSISPNRCPFPAVRGGPAGIHRVLRR, from the coding sequence GTGCACCGCCCGTCCGGGCCTCGCACCGCGCTGCGCCTGAGCGTGGCCGCCTGGCAGCTCAGCCGTGCGCCGGAGACCCGCTCGGCCCTGCTGGGCGCGCCGGCGCAGCCGGAGCTGCCGCCGTTCGCCCCGCCGGGCGCTCTGGCGGAGTCGTCGGTCCTGAGCTCCGACGGCCGCACTCTGATCAGCACGGAAGCGAACGAGGTCACCCTGTGGGACCTGCGCACCCGGCGGGTCTCGGCCACCTACCGTCCCCCGTTCGACGAGGACGCCTCCGCCCTGGGACGTCAGGTCTCGCCCGACGGACGGTTGCTCGCCCTGTGTACCCCGGGCGGGGCGCGGCTCTGGGACCTGCGCGCGGACCCCGCCTGGACCGTCCGCCCGTCCTGCGCGGCGGAGGGCGTCCCGTGGTTCACCCCGGGCGGGCGCGCGCCGGCCATCCAGGACGGGCACGGCCTCCGGCGCGTTGACGTCTCCTCCGGCAAGGAGCTGCCCAGGCTCGAACAGACCGCTCCCGTGGACTTCGTCTTCAGCCCGGACGGGAGGTTCGCCGCCGGCGTCGGCTCGGGCGACGTCCTCCTGTGGCGCCTGGACCGCCCCCACGGCCCGGTCTTCCGGCACCCGGTCGCCGAGGAGGTACGCATCGACACACAGACGCGTGTGCTGCGCTACACCACGGGCAGCCCCCAGGGCACCCGGACCGTGCGTGGCCTCGACGTGAGCCGGGCCCTGGACTCGTCGTGGCAGGAGCGGACGGCCACACAGGCCGTCCACAGCGCCGACGGCCGTGTCGCCGTCGTCCGCGCCGGCCGCGTCTCCCTCCTCGACGGTCGTACGGGGCGGCGCCTGGCCACCGTCCCGGTGGCACCGACGGGCGGGACCTCGGTGGACTCCCCCGTGCTGATGTCGCTGAGCGCCGACGGGCGACTCCTCGCCTTCGGCCGGGGCACGGCCGACGTCCTCGGCGGACCGACCCGGATCACCGTGTGGGACACCACCCGCAACCGGAGCCTCATGGACATCGCCGTCCCGTCCGAGGACATGGCGTTCACCGGTCTCGCGCTCAGCCCGGACGGCAGGACCCTGATGACCATGGACGACTCGGGCGGCGCGAGCACGGTCCGGGACGCCGCCGACGGCACGAAGCTGCGGGTGCTGAACCGGGGGAAGAACGAGGGGGCGGACGGGGACGACGGAGCCCGTGCCGCCGTCTCCTCTGACGGCGGCACGGTCCTGACGGACACGGGCGCCCTCGTCCGCACCACGGGAAACGGCCACGAGCGCACCGCGCTGGAGAACTGCGCGTGCCGCACCGTCTTCAGCCCCGCCGGTGACCGCGCCGCCGTGATCGGCTCGAGGACCGGCATCACGGTGTGGGACGGGCGGCTGCGCACGCCGCTCGGGCTGCTGTCCGGCGGCCTGTCCAAGGGGATGCCGGGCAGGTACGTCCGCCACGCGGCGGGGCGCGCGTCCCCGTCCAGACATACGACATCGACCCGGCGCGGGCGGTCACCGAGGTGTGCCGCCGCGCCGGAGGGACGCTCTCGCCCGCCGAGCGGCGGACGTACCTGCCCGGCATCCCCTACCGGAAGGTGTGCTGAGCGGCGCCCGCGAGACCGGCCGGCGCGCCCGGCAGCGCGTCGAGCAGGCCGACGGCCGCGCCGACGGCGAGGAGGACCGGCGCAGAACGCTTCGCGCCCTGGGGACGAGGGTGTGGTTCGTGGTCATGCCCGGCGTCCCGGGGCCGCCGGTGCCTTGCCGCCAGGTCAGGCAGGCGCCGGGGCGCCGGGTGCGGCGGGTGACCGCCGGGCGAGTCGCGCGGCGTCGGCCTGTTCGGTCCGGACGCAGGTCAGGGGCGGGGCGATGCCTTCGATCTCGCCGAACCGCTGTCCGTTTCCGGCGGTGCGGGGCGGCCCCGCTGGGATCCACCGCGTTCTCCGCCGATGA
- a CDS encoding PP2C family protein-serine/threonine phosphatase has product MFRRRPADSSEDLLVRLGSLTAKARELAETQRSRVELAVALQRGMLPSELPSFPGARLAVRYEPANHGLNVGGDWYDAFPLPGGQIGMSIGDVQGHNIEAAAFMGQVRVALRALASVTGDPGELLGRTNDLLISLGADLFATCTFLRLDPAAGTLECARAGHIPYIWATTDGRSGIDDSEGGPPLGVLPGVDYPATRHRLTADGVFVLLTDGVVEGPSLHVDEGLDRVTRLAGITAVAGLDVDALATAVMKLAATVGHEDDAAVLVVGHDGGPARSAAEE; this is encoded by the coding sequence ATGTTCCGCAGACGGCCGGCCGACAGCAGCGAGGACCTTCTGGTCCGGCTCGGGTCGCTGACCGCCAAGGCGCGGGAGTTGGCCGAGACGCAGCGTTCCCGTGTCGAGCTCGCCGTGGCCCTGCAGCGCGGCATGCTGCCCTCGGAGCTGCCCAGTTTTCCGGGCGCCCGGCTGGCCGTCCGCTATGAGCCCGCCAACCACGGGCTCAACGTCGGCGGTGACTGGTACGACGCCTTCCCCCTGCCCGGCGGCCAGATCGGCATGTCCATCGGTGACGTGCAGGGGCACAACATCGAGGCCGCCGCCTTCATGGGACAGGTCCGCGTGGCACTGCGCGCGCTGGCCTCCGTCACCGGAGACCCGGGAGAGCTGCTCGGTCGAACCAACGACCTGCTGATCTCTCTGGGCGCCGACCTCTTCGCCACCTGCACCTTCCTGCGGCTCGACCCCGCTGCCGGCACCCTGGAGTGCGCCCGGGCCGGTCACATCCCCTACATCTGGGCCACCACTGACGGCCGCTCCGGCATCGACGACAGCGAGGGCGGGCCTCCGCTCGGTGTGCTCCCCGGCGTCGACTACCCGGCCACGCGCCACCGGCTCACCGCCGACGGTGTCTTCGTCCTCCTGACCGACGGGGTGGTGGAGGGGCCCTCGCTCCACGTCGACGAGGGTCTGGACCGGGTGACGCGGCTCGCCGGGATCACCGCCGTCGCCGGGCTGGACGTCGACGCGCTCGCCACCGCCGTCATGAAGCTGGCGGCCACGGTGGGGCACGAGGACGACGCGGCCGTCCTGGTCGTCGGCCATGACGGCGGTCCGGCCCGGTCGGCGGCCGAGGAGTGA
- a CDS encoding MASE1 domain-containing protein yields MADVLDIRQFRPSTEAALMSLAVTVCYYAAGRLGLMGRLVVEGVVVTPIWPPTGVAVAALLLLGARVWPGIALGSFLVIASLTTPGPTTVVTVVSNTVAPLCAFLLLRRAGFRRDMARLRDGLSLVFLGGFGAMLISATAGVGLQVAKGSLDKSEFWPAWLAWWVGDTMGVLLVAPLLLVLAGPAGRFRVRRWKEAAFLGLTTLVLMPMAVLSPMSMLFLVFPLLIWAALRFQLAGSMLCALFASVLTTFEATSGRGAFLHLTDVEIMVKLQAFNGSAALTALLLASVITEQRATRRSVRRACQELAEVLEHLAAGEPSPGPPGTAENRAAPPGGHRDP; encoded by the coding sequence ATGGCTGACGTGTTGGATATTCGGCAGTTCCGGCCCTCTACGGAGGCGGCTCTGATGTCGCTGGCCGTGACGGTTTGCTACTACGCGGCCGGACGACTCGGCCTGATGGGCCGCCTCGTCGTCGAAGGCGTGGTGGTCACCCCCATCTGGCCGCCCACCGGCGTCGCCGTCGCCGCCCTGCTGCTGCTCGGCGCGCGGGTCTGGCCTGGGATCGCCCTCGGCTCCTTCCTCGTCATCGCCTCCCTCACCACTCCGGGGCCCACCACAGTGGTCACCGTGGTGAGCAACACCGTCGCGCCGCTCTGCGCCTTCCTGCTGTTGAGACGGGCCGGCTTCCGGCGCGACATGGCGCGGCTGCGGGACGGACTCTCCCTGGTCTTCCTCGGCGGGTTCGGCGCCATGCTGATCAGCGCGACCGCGGGGGTCGGACTGCAGGTGGCGAAGGGCTCCCTGGACAAGAGCGAGTTCTGGCCCGCCTGGCTGGCCTGGTGGGTGGGCGACACGATGGGGGTGCTGCTCGTCGCCCCCCTCCTGCTCGTCCTCGCGGGGCCGGCCGGACGGTTCCGGGTACGGCGCTGGAAGGAGGCGGCCTTTCTGGGGCTGACGACCCTGGTCCTCATGCCCATGGCCGTGCTCAGCCCGATGAGCATGCTCTTCCTCGTCTTCCCCCTGCTGATCTGGGCAGCGCTCCGCTTCCAGCTCGCCGGAAGCATGCTGTGCGCCCTCTTCGCCTCCGTGCTCACCACCTTCGAGGCGACCTCCGGGCGGGGCGCGTTCCTCCACCTGACGGACGTCGAGATCATGGTCAAGCTCCAGGCGTTCAACGGTTCCGCCGCCCTGACCGCCCTGCTTCTCGCCTCCGTCATCACCGAGCAGCGTGCGACCCGCCGGTCGGTGCGCCGCGCCTGCCAGGAACTGGCGGAGGTCCTGGAGCACCTCGCGGCGGGCGAGCCCTCGCCGGGTCCACCCGG